One window of Chamaesiphon minutus PCC 6605 genomic DNA carries:
- the cas8c gene encoding type I-C CRISPR-associated protein Cas8c/Csd1 yields MILTQLKEFADTQMTLPPVMYSEQKIRWSIDLNLDGTLVGKFVPWGGDTKANKRGEPIVVPFVGRTVGVKPKLLADSIEYVLGVGRPDSKPERVADCHQQFKTLIQKCFEITQEPMLDAVRVFLTKWHPNQLGECLPTGFKLDKFDPSENITFRVDGVVIADARAQIKSIEQFWADYTSGSDDADKEPAPIMTCLITGEMSEVAQRMPVLIKGLIGGQPSGTALVSANSDPFTSYGLKNSLSSPISRDAAEKFAKALNHLLADDSSRLYVGSTAYVFWTRKKTDFDPISFLKAPDPQAVKNLIESPLSGSQVHTDTDDRFYALSLSASMARSVVRDWLETTIPNVREHLKRWFINQKMVDGYGIEMRSFSVYTLAASVYRDPSKEMQPTVPTALIRHALSGAPLADDLLVKLVRRNRAEQDITYPRAVLIKLILISQGKLNMTDMDTLNPNPELEGVDNAAYHCGRLLAELEAIQRAAQGNTNATLVDRYYGSASSTPAKAFAPLMRGVQNHLGKLRKNSPGIYKLCDQRLEEIMLNFPEKRFPNTLKMGHQAIFSLGYYHQRAANRAAIAQAKADKEAAKLKA; encoded by the coding sequence ATGATTCTGACGCAGCTTAAAGAGTTTGCTGATACGCAAATGACACTGCCACCAGTGATGTACAGCGAACAAAAAATTCGTTGGTCGATCGATCTCAACTTAGATGGCACTCTTGTTGGGAAATTCGTTCCTTGGGGTGGCGATACTAAAGCGAATAAACGTGGCGAGCCGATTGTTGTTCCCTTTGTGGGGCGAACTGTGGGTGTAAAGCCCAAATTATTAGCCGATAGCATCGAATATGTTCTGGGGGTCGGTCGTCCAGATTCTAAGCCAGAAAGAGTAGCAGACTGCCACCAGCAATTTAAAACACTAATTCAAAAATGCTTTGAAATCACCCAGGAGCCAATGCTCGATGCCGTTCGGGTATTTCTCACCAAATGGCATCCCAACCAACTCGGCGAGTGTCTACCTACTGGTTTCAAACTTGATAAATTCGATCCCAGTGAAAACATCACCTTTCGAGTTGATGGGGTAGTAATTGCTGATGCTAGGGCACAGATTAAATCGATCGAGCAATTCTGGGCAGATTATACATCTGGTAGTGATGATGCCGACAAAGAACCAGCCCCAATTATGACTTGTTTGATTACAGGAGAAATGTCTGAGGTCGCTCAGAGGATGCCCGTGCTAATCAAAGGATTGATCGGTGGACAGCCATCGGGTACCGCTTTAGTTTCGGCTAATTCCGATCCCTTCACATCTTATGGACTTAAGAATTCGCTCTCCTCGCCGATTTCTCGCGATGCGGCAGAGAAATTTGCTAAGGCACTGAATCACTTATTGGCAGACGATAGCTCGCGCCTTTATGTGGGTTCGACTGCTTATGTGTTCTGGACTCGCAAGAAAACTGATTTCGATCCGATCAGTTTCCTGAAAGCTCCCGATCCCCAAGCAGTCAAAAATCTAATCGAATCACCACTATCTGGGAGCCAAGTTCATACCGATACTGACGACCGATTTTATGCTCTATCACTGAGTGCTAGCATGGCGCGATCGGTCGTCCGCGATTGGCTGGAAACCACAATACCCAATGTGCGAGAGCACCTCAAGCGGTGGTTTATCAATCAAAAAATGGTGGATGGCTATGGGATTGAGATGCGGTCGTTTAGTGTATATACCCTCGCCGCTAGTGTCTATCGCGATCCTAGTAAGGAAATGCAGCCCACCGTGCCAACTGCATTAATTCGCCACGCGCTTAGTGGTGCGCCTTTAGCTGACGATCTGTTAGTCAAACTGGTGCGACGCAACCGCGCCGAGCAAGATATAACCTACCCTCGCGCAGTGCTGATTAAGCTGATACTCATTAGCCAAGGAAAACTCAATATGACAGATATGGACACTCTAAATCCCAATCCCGAACTAGAAGGTGTTGACAACGCAGCTTATCACTGTGGGCGACTACTTGCCGAACTCGAAGCAATTCAGAGAGCAGCCCAAGGAAACACTAATGCTACCTTAGTCGATCGCTATTATGGTTCAGCTTCTAGTACACCAGCCAAGGCTTTTGCACCACTGATGCGTGGGGTACAAAATCATCTAGGAAAGTTGCGGAAAAATTCACCAGGAATTTATAAATTGTGCGACCAAAGACTTGAAGAAATTATGCTGAACTTCCCTGAAAAGAGATTTCCTAACACCCTGAAGATGGGTCATCAAGCAATTTTCTCGCTGGGATATTACCACCAACGAGCGGCTAATCGGGCAGCGATTGCTCAAGCCAAAGCGGATAAAGAAGCAGCCAAGTTAAAGGCATAA
- a CDS encoding metal-dependent hydrolase has translation MMTLTHLAISGLMTGLVLGTADPMLISSGAIAGLLPDVDLSKSPAGRVLFPISRLLEKRFPHRSCTHSILASVAIASLVYGLAYSSVISWRLAHAIEIGYTFGYLVDAITKSGIQLFFPANLRCVVPGNRNLRLSTGSNWEYAILVLVVAVFLLVMNINTNGGMSASLNEILATPRGVQELLNQKGNTHQIVVRIDGVRTFDRARIKDDYVVIEQRDASTFLVHPLSTADELYQVSNRPDLEHQIVSERITGKVGRKVVTTIESMAWADEEVTPKLDKLLDRYPSAVMYLTGSIEVDDPDEITIRTDPQQLTTVAKQGRKLAFNSCPLTNAIGLLRDQWGSGQVRVRVIVNSG, from the coding sequence ATGATGACATTGACCCATCTAGCTATTAGTGGTCTGATGACTGGCTTGGTTTTGGGGACTGCCGATCCGATGCTGATTAGTTCTGGTGCGATCGCTGGACTGTTACCCGACGTAGATCTGAGTAAGTCGCCAGCCGGACGAGTATTGTTTCCGATCTCTCGACTGCTAGAGAAGAGGTTTCCCCATCGCAGTTGTACGCATTCGATCCTGGCTTCAGTCGCGATCGCTTCATTGGTCTACGGGCTGGCTTATAGCTCGGTTATCTCCTGGCGGCTGGCACATGCGATCGAGATTGGGTACACGTTTGGCTATCTCGTGGATGCGATTACTAAGTCGGGAATTCAACTATTCTTTCCCGCGAACTTGCGCTGTGTCGTGCCTGGGAACCGAAACCTACGGCTATCGACTGGCTCCAACTGGGAATACGCGATTTTAGTCCTGGTGGTAGCGGTGTTTTTGCTAGTGATGAATATCAATACTAACGGGGGGATGAGTGCTTCCCTCAATGAGATTCTAGCCACTCCGCGCGGGGTTCAGGAGCTACTAAATCAGAAAGGGAATACGCATCAGATCGTCGTCCGCATTGACGGGGTACGAACATTCGATCGCGCTCGGATTAAGGATGATTATGTAGTCATCGAACAACGAGATGCCAGTACATTTTTAGTTCATCCTCTCTCCACTGCTGACGAGCTGTATCAAGTTAGCAATCGTCCAGATTTAGAACATCAAATCGTCAGCGAACGCATTACAGGCAAGGTGGGGCGAAAGGTCGTCACTACGATTGAATCGATGGCTTGGGCTGATGAAGAAGTTACACCCAAGCTAGATAAGCTGCTCGATCGATATCCTAGTGCAGTGATGTATTTGACCGGATCGATCGAGGTTGACGACCCAGATGAGATTACGATTCGTACCGATCCGCAACAGTTAACAACCGTTGCCAAGCAGGGACGTAAATTAGCTTTTAATAGTTGTCCGCTGACAAACGCGATCGGGTTGCTTCGCGACCAGTGGGGCAGTGGTCAGGTACGGGTTAGGGTGATAGTAAATAGTGGATAA
- a CDS encoding transposase, with the protein MLLNKPLPFIEDFINELNKGLKSYNPDGGLSRIQRGWIGFCLMGIILTNSVCWARFERVSLGKYSLGALSWMFRKSKLPWEMMLQVSIAIVLKQYGISGGTLVTDDSDHQRSKKTPRLFKTHKIRDKGSGGYINGQNIVLLILVTDKVSLPVGFEVYQPDPQQQAWTREDQRLRKKGIAKKNRPEAPPHNPDYPTKPELVLRLMEQFRKHHSQIKIKAVVADALYGQAKFMDAASGLFGGVQVISQLRYNQNIRFRGRKQSLKHYFSSYPGVPQELSIRGQPAITANVGSIRVEVCAHGKKRFVIALKYPGEQDYRYLVATDLTWRTIDIIQAYTLRWLVEVFIEDWKSYEGWAQLAKQTGKEGTSRGLTLSLLLDLCLLLHPRQIARVDSKLPAYTVGSLLRNLQMEALLLYFEQLLQAPNPVEQLNQLSQSVQEFFLLRSSGKHMSGRDLGRLEPTPSLNRRAVA; encoded by the coding sequence ATGCTACTCAATAAGCCTTTGCCCTTCATCGAAGACTTTATCAACGAATTGAACAAGGGACTGAAAAGTTACAATCCAGATGGGGGCTTGAGCAGAATTCAGCGTGGATGGATCGGATTCTGTCTGATGGGCATAATACTGACGAACAGCGTATGCTGGGCAAGATTTGAACGGGTGAGCCTGGGGAAATACAGCCTGGGAGCCTTATCATGGATGTTTCGCAAATCCAAACTGCCATGGGAGATGATGCTTCAAGTTAGTATAGCAATAGTGCTCAAGCAGTATGGTATTTCTGGAGGTACTTTGGTGACTGACGACTCAGATCATCAGCGCAGTAAGAAGACACCAAGGTTATTCAAAACCCATAAAATCAGAGACAAAGGTAGCGGGGGATATATAAATGGTCAAAACATAGTGTTATTAATACTAGTTACTGACAAAGTGAGCTTGCCAGTTGGATTTGAGGTCTATCAACCTGACCCTCAACAACAAGCATGGACAAGAGAAGATCAACGTCTGAGAAAGAAAGGTATCGCGAAAAAAAACCGCCCAGAGGCTCCACCCCATAATCCAGACTACCCAACTAAACCAGAATTAGTGTTGCGATTAATGGAGCAGTTTCGGAAGCACCACAGTCAAATCAAGATCAAAGCCGTCGTTGCTGATGCACTATATGGTCAGGCAAAATTCATGGATGCAGCATCAGGCTTATTTGGTGGAGTCCAAGTCATTAGCCAATTGCGTTATAACCAAAATATTCGTTTTCGAGGCCGAAAACAAAGCCTAAAGCACTATTTTTCAAGTTATCCGGGAGTTCCTCAAGAGTTGAGTATTCGAGGTCAACCTGCCATTACAGCCAATGTTGGAAGTATCAGAGTGGAAGTTTGTGCTCACGGAAAAAAGCGATTTGTGATTGCGCTGAAGTATCCGGGTGAGCAAGATTATCGATATTTAGTTGCTACGGATCTGACTTGGCGCACCATAGATATCATCCAAGCGTATACACTGAGATGGTTAGTAGAGGTTTTCATCGAGGACTGGAAGTCTTATGAAGGTTGGGCGCAGTTGGCCAAGCAAACAGGTAAAGAAGGGACAAGCCGTGGCCTGACCCTGAGTCTGTTGCTTGACTTATGCCTCTTGCTTCACCCGAGACAAATAGCCCGCGTTGACAGCAAGCTGCCCGCATATACTGTGGGCAGTCTACTCCGCAATCTTCAGATGGAAGCTTTGTTGTTATATTTTGAGCAGTTGCTACAAGCACCTAATCCGGTTGAGCAGTTGAATCAATTAAGTCAATCAGTTCAGGAGTTTTTCCTTTTGAGATCGTCTGGTAAACATATGAGTGGTAGAGATTTAGGTCGCTTAGAACCCACTCCCTCCCTCAATCGTCGAGCTGTAGCTTAA
- a CDS encoding CRISPR-associated helicase/endonuclease Cas3, translating into MLLPLNFVAHTPPPNDSQKWHDLKKHLTDVANGTAGFADKLGAQRLGYYAGLWHDLGKYNPEFKKYLIACAQGDKNARSIPHAVHGAILAAELIPPLALLIYGHHGGLPQKAQGIDRIGNPEHQPTYRLILEQAKTAGIDLSPKSDWESEISNFKNPFHYELFLRLLFSCLVDADFLDTEEHFSPELTAQRQQPETVQRLWTVLEKHQTDLIAKAPDKLVNRVRAEVYQACSDKAKLPPGVFSLAVPTGGGKTLSGLAFALKHAAKHGQDRVIVAVPYTSIIEQTVNVYRKIFGEAAVLEHHSAAKTTVDDEDARSQAAQARLATQNWDAPLIVTTTVQLFESLFHNRTSRCRKLHNIINSVIILDEVQTLPIGLLAPILNVLQELAARYNVTVVLCTATQPALEGNSRYLEGFERVEDIIEPEQAQEHFRQLSRVNYELPDEPWSWAQVVEDVQIHQHEQALLILNTRKDALELLAALPQDEPEQLFHLSTLLCGAHRRKVLEAVRSRLKQNLPCWLVSTQVVEAGVDLDFPSVYRALGPLDRIVQAAGRCNREGNSTTGRVVVFQPENGRTPPGDYATAVAETANLLRKQPNFDDPEIFRPYFGHLYQGTNTDKYKVQEARERFDYPETAQRFKLIPDDTQPVVIEYDETARKLIRQIERQGLKSRHHRALQPYLVNLRDREFKQGLEVRREIAPGIWVWEGGYDEVRGISLGGSAIVRDPYDLIV; encoded by the coding sequence ATGCTATTACCACTAAATTTTGTAGCGCATACGCCTCCACCTAACGATTCTCAAAAGTGGCACGACTTAAAAAAGCATTTGACTGATGTTGCCAATGGTACGGCTGGATTTGCGGATAAGTTGGGTGCCCAACGCTTGGGCTACTATGCGGGGTTATGGCATGACTTGGGTAAGTATAATCCAGAGTTTAAGAAATATTTGATAGCTTGTGCCCAAGGTGATAAGAATGCTAGAAGCATTCCGCACGCCGTTCATGGGGCAATCTTAGCCGCAGAATTAATTCCGCCGCTCGCACTCCTGATTTATGGACATCATGGTGGGTTACCACAGAAAGCGCAAGGAATCGATCGGATCGGTAATCCCGAACATCAACCCACATACCGATTGATTTTGGAGCAGGCAAAGACTGCGGGGATCGACCTCAGTCCTAAATCTGATTGGGAATCTGAGATATCTAATTTCAAAAATCCCTTTCACTATGAGCTATTTCTACGATTGCTATTTTCTTGTTTGGTGGATGCTGATTTCTTAGATACAGAAGAGCATTTTTCACCAGAATTGACCGCACAACGCCAACAGCCAGAGACAGTTCAACGATTATGGACTGTATTAGAAAAGCATCAAACTGACTTAATTGCTAAGGCACCCGATAAATTAGTCAATCGAGTACGTGCAGAAGTCTATCAGGCTTGTAGCGACAAAGCAAAGTTACCTCCAGGCGTATTTAGCCTCGCTGTACCGACAGGAGGTGGTAAAACTCTCAGTGGGTTAGCTTTTGCCCTCAAACATGCAGCTAAACACGGGCAAGATCGCGTAATTGTAGCGGTACCTTACACCAGCATTATCGAGCAAACGGTGAATGTGTATCGGAAGATTTTTGGCGAAGCTGCGGTGCTAGAGCATCACAGCGCAGCTAAAACAACCGTGGATGATGAAGATGCTCGATCGCAAGCAGCTCAAGCTAGATTAGCTACTCAGAATTGGGATGCACCGCTAATTGTGACGACGACAGTACAGCTCTTTGAGAGTTTGTTTCACAACCGGACGAGCCGATGTCGCAAGCTCCATAACATTATCAATAGCGTAATTATTCTCGATGAAGTACAGACGCTACCGATCGGATTACTGGCTCCGATCTTGAATGTACTCCAAGAACTAGCAGCCCGATATAATGTAACAGTCGTGCTTTGTACAGCTACCCAACCCGCACTAGAGGGCAATAGCCGATATCTAGAGGGCTTTGAACGTGTGGAAGATATTATCGAGCCAGAACAAGCTCAGGAACACTTCAGACAACTAAGCCGCGTGAATTATGAGCTTCCCGATGAGCCTTGGTCTTGGGCGCAGGTAGTGGAAGATGTTCAGATACATCAACACGAGCAAGCTCTGCTGATTTTGAATACGCGCAAGGATGCCCTTGAACTCTTGGCAGCATTGCCTCAAGACGAACCCGAACAACTGTTTCATCTATCTACGTTGCTATGTGGTGCCCATCGGCGCAAGGTTTTGGAAGCAGTGAGATCGCGTCTCAAACAGAATCTTCCTTGTTGGCTGGTTTCTACTCAAGTTGTCGAGGCAGGTGTAGATTTAGATTTCCCATCCGTGTATCGAGCCTTGGGGCCACTCGATCGCATCGTGCAAGCCGCAGGACGTTGTAATCGTGAAGGCAATTCTACTACAGGACGAGTCGTGGTGTTTCAGCCAGAAAATGGGCGGACACCTCCAGGTGATTACGCAACAGCAGTAGCTGAAACCGCTAATTTGTTAAGAAAGCAGCCTAATTTTGACGATCCTGAAATTTTCCGTCCTTACTTTGGGCACCTTTATCAAGGGACTAATACAGATAAATACAAAGTTCAGGAGGCTCGCGAACGTTTCGATTATCCAGAAACCGCTCAACGGTTCAAGCTAATTCCTGATGATACTCAACCAGTTGTCATCGAGTATGACGAAACTGCTCGAAAGCTGATCCGCCAAATTGAGCGGCAGGGTTTGAAATCTCGACATCACCGCGCTCTTCAGCCTTATTTGGTCAATTTACGCGATCGAGAGTTTAAACAAGGCTTGGAAGTACGTCGGGAGATTGCCCCAGGGATCTGGGTTTGGGAAGGGGGTTATGACGAAGTAAGGGGGATTAGTCTTGGCGGATCGGCGATCGTTCGCGATCCATACGATTTAATTGTGTAG
- a CDS encoding transposase → MSKSGKQTWGVDNFYNGSISKSQKGLEISVIAVVDVLAHQGYTLSVQQTAKTERQPIPDAKPTAKKKRKSKSKSKSKSKSKSKSKSKAKTEPVISERVKGYLKQLKIARSHLPAVVKYLTADSFYSKKSVVDGVIELDLHLISKLRIDADLRYCYTGKQKPKGAPRKYDGKVNLSDLSRLEFGGELANGTKLYSQVVWHVSLKRKIRIVYLVDQRHPEKQRVALLFSTDTMINPISLYEYYKSRFQIEFIFRDAKQFTGLCDCQSRHQQSLDFHFNASLAALNIAKLEQQKTQSDTGEDSQPQSFSMATYKRLALNGHLLERFISMLELDPTLIKSHPNYDSLLHYGSLAP, encoded by the coding sequence ATCAGCAAGAGTGGAAAACAGACATGGGGAGTAGATAATTTCTATAACGGTAGTATCAGCAAGTCTCAAAAAGGGTTAGAAATTTCGGTGATTGCAGTGGTGGATGTATTAGCCCATCAAGGTTACACTCTCTCAGTACAACAAACTGCAAAAACCGAGCGTCAACCCATCCCCGACGCGAAACCAACGGCGAAGAAGAAGCGTAAATCGAAGTCGAAATCGAAGTCGAAATCGAAGTCGAAATCTAAATCTAAATCGAAAGCGAAAACAGAACCAGTGATTTCTGAGCGAGTCAAAGGCTATCTGAAACAACTGAAAATAGCTCGCTCCCATTTGCCTGCGGTAGTAAAATATTTAACCGCAGACAGCTTTTACAGTAAGAAATCTGTTGTTGATGGGGTGATTGAGCTAGACCTTCATTTGATTAGCAAATTGCGGATTGATGCGGATCTACGATACTGCTACACTGGCAAGCAAAAGCCCAAAGGTGCGCCGCGTAAGTATGATGGCAAGGTGAATTTGAGTGATTTGTCCCGACTGGAATTCGGTGGTGAGTTAGCTAATGGCACTAAATTGTATAGCCAAGTGGTTTGGCATGTTTCACTTAAACGTAAAATTCGCATCGTTTACTTGGTTGACCAACGTCATCCCGAGAAGCAGCGAGTAGCTTTGCTCTTTTCTACCGACACGATGATTAATCCCATCAGTCTGTACGAGTACTACAAATCTCGGTTTCAAATCGAATTCATCTTTCGTGATGCCAAACAATTTACTGGGCTTTGCGACTGTCAATCCCGCCACCAACAATCCCTGGATTTTCATTTCAATGCATCCTTGGCAGCTCTCAATATTGCCAAGCTTGAACAGCAAAAAACTCAGTCGGATACTGGGGAAGATTCACAGCCGCAATCTTTTTCAATGGCAACTTACAAGCGGCTAGCTCTCAATGGACATCTACTTGAGCGGTTTATTTCCATGTTAGAACTTGACCCGACTTTGATTAAATCCCATCCTAACTACGATAGTCTTCTCCACTATGGCTCTCTAGCTCCATAA
- the cas5c gene encoding type I-C CRISPR-associated protein Cas5c, protein MNEFDSPLQVKVWSEQGALFTRPEFGAERVSYPVMTPSAARGVLEAIFWKPEFVWKVREIKVLKPIRHFSILRNEMNSWQSSSSAKNPEYRYFADDDRAQRHSLCLKDVAYIITADICLKPHANAPEAKYRAQFRRRVAKGQCQHQPYLGTREFSAYFAEPDGTEQAIEHSDELGLMLWDMDFVSDPEAKQLEFMSHDAEGGKVTKGTAKPKFFRASLKAGILRVPEVAG, encoded by the coding sequence ATGAATGAATTTGACTCACCTTTGCAGGTGAAAGTCTGGAGCGAGCAAGGGGCACTATTTACTCGCCCTGAGTTTGGTGCAGAGCGAGTGAGTTATCCGGTAATGACTCCTAGCGCAGCACGGGGGGTGCTGGAAGCGATTTTCTGGAAACCAGAGTTTGTTTGGAAAGTGCGAGAAATTAAAGTCCTCAAACCGATCCGGCATTTTTCGATTCTGCGGAATGAGATGAATAGTTGGCAAAGCTCCAGTTCTGCCAAAAATCCCGAATATCGCTACTTTGCCGATGACGATCGCGCTCAACGCCATTCGCTTTGTCTCAAGGATGTGGCCTATATTATCACTGCCGATATCTGCTTAAAGCCTCATGCTAATGCTCCTGAAGCTAAATATCGTGCTCAATTCCGGCGACGGGTGGCTAAAGGGCAATGTCAACATCAGCCTTATTTGGGAACGCGAGAATTCAGTGCATATTTCGCCGAACCAGATGGCACCGAACAGGCGATCGAACATAGTGACGAATTGGGTTTAATGCTGTGGGATATGGATTTTGTTAGCGATCCTGAAGCCAAGCAGCTTGAGTTTATGAGCCACGATGCAGAAGGCGGAAAAGTCACCAAGGGAACAGCCAAACCTAAATTCTTTCGAGCTAGTTTGAAAGCAGGTATCCTGCGAGTACCAGAGGTGGCAGGATGA